The stretch of DNA AGATGGAAGCATTATAATATCACTTGATAAAAAATATGCTTTTGTAAAAAATGACATGAATTTGAAAGAAGAAATAAAACAACACTTAAAGATATTTTTCGGCAAAGATATGGGTCTTGTTTTCAGAGTTTCAGGAGAGAAAAAGCATTCGCTTGAAGATTATGTAAAAGAAGCAGAATCATTATTTAAGACCTGAAGGAGGCTAATAAACTACACCGCCGCAAGCGGACGGGGTGATTTTTGTAATGCCGGACTTGATCCGGCATCCGGTTTAGCTTTCTGGATTCAGTGTCATGCACGGAATGACAACGCGCAGTAAGCTGCAGGGAGTTTACCCGCTGAAATTAAAGAGGAGGATATATGTCGAAAAACTTTGGACAATTGTTAAGTCAGGCAAAAAAGATTCAGGATAAGCTCCAGAAAGTCCAGGCGGAGATGGGGAGCAGAACTGTTGAAGCCCAATCCGGTGGCGGGATGGTCTCATGTGTGGTTAACGGGAAGCAGGAGATAATTTCCTTGAAGATTTCAGATGAGATTTGGGAAGAGAAGGACAAGGAACTCCTTGAAGATCTTGTTGTTGCTTCCTTGAATGAGGGTTTAAACAAATCAAGAGAAATGATGCAGGAAGAAATGGAAAAGGTCACCGGTTTTGGCGGCGGCCAGATGCCTTTTGGGATGTAAATGTTTTATCCCGAACCTATTGAGAGGCTTATAGAAAATCTTTCCAGGCTGCCCGGGATCGGCAAAAAGACGGCAACGAGGCTATCTTTTTTTCTGTTAAACTCAAAGGAAAGTTATATATCCGAACTCTCTAAAAGCCTTCTGGATGTAAAGAGCAAGATAAAATTATGTAGTGTATGCTTCAATATTACGGATGTTGACCCATGTCCTATATGCTGCGACGAAAGAAGGGACAGATGTACCGTATGTGTAGTGGAAGAGGCATCCCACATGATGGTTATAGAGTCGTCAAACCCCGGTCATTACCGGTATCATATCCTTCACGGCGTAATTAATCCGATTGAAGGGATAGGCCCCGATGAGGTGAGGATCAAGGAACTGAAAGAAAGGATTATCAGGGAAGGAATTACGGAAGTAATCATAGCAACAAACCCGAACATGGAAGGGAATACGACAGCCCATTATATCGGTGAGATTCTGAAATCACTGGATATAAAAATTACAAGGATAGCATCAGGCATACCCATAGGCGGCGATATAGTATACATTGACCCGCTTACCATCAAAAGTTCGATAGATAATAGAAAGAACCTGTAGAAAAATGTTGAATGTTGAATTATGGATGTTGAATTATAAG from Pseudomonadota bacterium encodes:
- a CDS encoding YbaB/EbfC family nucleoid-associated protein; its protein translation is MSKNFGQLLSQAKKIQDKLQKVQAEMGSRTVEAQSGGGMVSCVVNGKQEIISLKISDEIWEEKDKELLEDLVVASLNEGLNKSREMMQEEMEKVTGFGGGQMPFGM
- the recR gene encoding recombination mediator RecR, with the protein product MFYPEPIERLIENLSRLPGIGKKTATRLSFFLLNSKESYISELSKSLLDVKSKIKLCSVCFNITDVDPCPICCDERRDRCTVCVVEEASHMMVIESSNPGHYRYHILHGVINPIEGIGPDEVRIKELKERIIREGITEVIIATNPNMEGNTTAHYIGEILKSLDIKITRIASGIPIGGDIVYIDPLTIKSSIDNRKNL